A window of the Streptomyces sp. NBC_00454 genome harbors these coding sequences:
- a CDS encoding molybdopterin-dependent oxidoreductase, with the protein MKTDPRRPRRYRLGALSGLLAAGAGLALAELAAAAVRPEASPVTAVGGAVVDRTPVALKEWAVRQFGTDDKLVLTLGIVAVLAAIAMAAGLLAVRHLPAGIALAAAFGVVGAAAALSRPEATWKDALPSLVGGAAAAGVLYLLVTALRRPAPGPTAGGLDRRGFGRLVVATVALSTAAGYAGRRLGAYGSAGATASRADFVLPPPAVPAPPVPAGAQLRIPGISRFVTPNKDFYRVDTALVVPRVDADTWQLRIHGDGVARPLTLGLRELLARPLVEHDITLTCVSNEVGGPYAGNARWLGVRLADLLREAGVRPPSQGGPADQLVARSVDGMTLGTPVEAVMDGRDALLAVGMNGEPLPFQHGFPVRMVVPGLYGYVSACKWLRELRLTTFSAYDAYWVRRSWAARAPVKTQSRIDTPRSSAELAAGRVAVAGVAWAQHRGIARVEVRVDAGPWHEARLGEADGDDTWRQWVWPWEASPGRHTLKVRATDRTGAVQTGERAGSVPDGATGWHSVSVSVSGR; encoded by the coding sequence ATGAAGACCGACCCGAGGCGTCCGAGGCGGTACCGGCTCGGCGCGCTCAGCGGACTGCTCGCCGCAGGCGCCGGACTGGCTCTGGCGGAGCTGGCCGCGGCGGCCGTCCGGCCCGAGGCCTCCCCGGTCACAGCGGTCGGCGGGGCCGTGGTGGACCGGACCCCCGTCGCCCTCAAGGAGTGGGCGGTCCGCCAGTTCGGGACCGACGACAAGCTGGTCCTGACCCTCGGGATCGTCGCCGTGCTGGCCGCGATCGCGATGGCGGCCGGGCTGCTCGCCGTACGGCACCTGCCCGCGGGCATCGCGCTCGCGGCCGCCTTCGGGGTGGTCGGAGCGGCGGCCGCCCTCAGCCGGCCGGAGGCGACCTGGAAGGACGCACTGCCCTCCCTGGTGGGCGGGGCCGCCGCCGCCGGAGTGCTGTACCTGCTGGTCACGGCCTTGCGGCGGCCGGCTCCCGGTCCTACTGCGGGCGGCCTGGACCGGCGGGGCTTCGGCCGCCTCGTGGTCGCCACCGTGGCGCTCTCGACCGCCGCCGGATACGCCGGGCGGCGGCTCGGCGCCTACGGCTCGGCCGGGGCCACGGCCTCCCGGGCCGACTTCGTCCTGCCCCCGCCCGCCGTCCCTGCGCCGCCGGTACCGGCCGGGGCGCAGCTGCGGATCCCCGGGATCTCCCGCTTCGTGACCCCGAACAAGGACTTCTACCGCGTGGACACCGCCCTGGTCGTCCCGCGCGTGGACGCGGACACCTGGCAGCTGCGCATCCACGGGGACGGAGTCGCCAGGCCCCTCACCCTCGGTCTGCGGGAGCTGCTCGCCCGTCCGCTGGTCGAGCACGACATCACCCTCACGTGCGTGTCCAACGAGGTCGGCGGCCCGTACGCGGGCAACGCCCGCTGGCTCGGCGTGCGCCTCGCCGATCTGTTGCGCGAGGCCGGGGTCCGGCCGCCCTCTCAGGGCGGTCCGGCCGACCAGCTGGTGGCGCGTTCGGTGGACGGGATGACTCTCGGCACCCCTGTCGAGGCCGTGATGGACGGCCGGGACGCGCTGCTGGCCGTCGGGATGAACGGTGAGCCGCTGCCCTTCCAGCACGGTTTCCCCGTACGCATGGTCGTACCGGGCCTCTACGGGTACGTCTCCGCGTGCAAGTGGCTGCGCGAGCTGCGGCTGACCACCTTCTCCGCGTACGACGCGTACTGGGTGCGCCGGTCGTGGGCCGCGCGGGCCCCGGTCAAGACCCAGTCGCGCATCGACACCCCGCGCTCCTCCGCCGAGCTCGCCGCGGGCCGCGTCGCGGTCGCCGGGGTGGCGTGGGCGCAGCACCGGGGCATCGCGCGGGTGGAGGTACGGGTGGACGCGGGCCCCTGGCACGAGGCCCGGCTCGGGGAAGCGGACGGGGACGACACGTGGCGCCAGTGGGTGTGGCCGTGGGAGGCGTCGCCCGGCCGGCACACCCTGAAGGTCCGGGCCACGGACCGTACGGGCGCCGTGCAGACGGGGGAACGCGCGGGGTCCGTCCCCGACGGGGCGACCGGGTGGCACTCGGTGTCCGTATCGGTGTCGGGGCGGTAG